One genomic window of Sodaliphilus pleomorphus includes the following:
- a CDS encoding nucleoside kinase: protein MNNELSIYCTNTKEYIPVSGGDTLQEVYDTIKHRLGFEPICARVNNRTEDLRFPIYNNRQVEFLDMQSASGQRVYTRSLCMILYKAIADLYPGKRLIIEHTVSGGMYCNFKHEHTPIGADTVKALKKRMHEIVEANLTFKRQERLTSDVVEMFKKQGLHDKVRLLTGSKDLYTVYYKLDNVIDSYYGPLAPSTGYIKTFDLVPYNRGMLLLGIDKAHPEQPAKMVDQKKLFKAFEDYEAFNCVINVADVGELNEAIRTKQAGNLINVAEALHAKMFSKIADDIARRFKKGGARVVLIAGPSSSGKTTSSKRLAIQLITNYIKPKVISLDNYFVDRSRTPRDESGDYDYESLYALDLDQFNQDITDLIAGKEVKMPTYNFETGHREYREGNVMKLEKDNILLMEGIHGLNPELTKLIPEEQKFRVYVSALTTLNIDDHNWIPTTDNRLLRRIVRDYKYRGASAQDTIARWPSVRRGEEKWIFPFQENADAMFNSSLLFELAVMKNYAEPILRQVPVNVPEYDEAHRLLRFLSYFEPLGEKDIPTTSLLREFLGGSSFHY from the coding sequence ATGAACAACGAACTGAGCATATACTGCACCAATACCAAAGAATATATCCCCGTCTCGGGCGGCGACACGCTGCAAGAGGTGTATGACACCATCAAGCACCGCCTGGGCTTCGAGCCAATATGCGCCCGCGTCAACAACCGCACCGAGGACCTGCGCTTTCCCATCTACAACAACCGCCAGGTCGAGTTTCTCGACATGCAGTCGGCCAGCGGGCAGCGCGTCTACACCCGCTCGCTGTGCATGATACTCTACAAGGCCATCGCCGACTTGTATCCCGGCAAGCGGCTCATCATCGAGCACACCGTGAGCGGCGGCATGTACTGCAACTTCAAGCACGAGCACACGCCCATAGGTGCCGACACCGTCAAAGCCCTCAAGAAGCGCATGCACGAGATCGTTGAGGCCAACCTCACCTTCAAGCGCCAGGAGCGCCTCACCAGCGACGTGGTAGAGATGTTCAAGAAGCAAGGGCTGCACGACAAGGTGCGGCTGCTCACCGGCTCCAAAGACCTCTACACCGTGTACTACAAGCTCGACAACGTGATCGACAGCTACTATGGCCCGCTGGCACCGAGCACGGGCTACATCAAGACCTTCGACCTGGTGCCCTACAACCGCGGCATGCTGCTGCTGGGCATTGACAAGGCCCATCCCGAGCAGCCAGCCAAGATGGTCGACCAGAAGAAACTGTTCAAGGCCTTTGAAGACTACGAGGCCTTCAACTGCGTGATCAACGTGGCCGACGTGGGCGAGCTCAACGAGGCCATACGCACCAAGCAGGCCGGCAACCTCATCAACGTGGCCGAGGCCCTGCACGCCAAGATGTTCTCAAAGATTGCCGACGACATCGCCCGCCGCTTCAAGAAGGGCGGCGCACGCGTGGTGCTCATCGCCGGACCCTCGTCGAGCGGCAAGACCACCTCGTCAAAGCGACTGGCCATCCAGTTGATCACCAATTATATCAAGCCCAAAGTCATCAGCCTCGACAACTACTTTGTCGACCGCTCGCGCACGCCTCGCGACGAGAGCGGCGACTACGACTACGAGAGTCTCTATGCGCTCGACCTCGACCAGTTCAACCAGGATATCACCGACCTCATCGCCGGCAAAGAGGTGAAAATGCCCACCTACAACTTTGAGACCGGCCACCGCGAGTACCGCGAGGGCAACGTGATGAAGCTCGAGAAAGACAACATCCTGCTCATGGAGGGCATACACGGCCTCAACCCCGAGCTCACCAAGCTCATCCCCGAGGAGCAGAAATTCCGCGTCTACGTCTCGGCCCTGACCACACTCAACATCGACGACCACAACTGGATACCCACCACCGACAACCGCCTGCTGCGCCGCATCGTGCGCGACTACAAGTACCGCGGCGCCAGCGCCCAGGACACCATAGCCCGCTGGCCCAGCGTGCGCCGCGGCGAGGAGAAGTGGATATTCCCCTTCCAGGAGAATGCCGACGCCATGTTCAACTCCTCGCTGCTCTTTGAGCTGGCCGTGATGAAGAACTATGCCGAGCCCATCTTGCGCCAGGTGCCGGTCAACGTGCCCGAGTATGACGAGGCCCACCGCCTGCTGCGCTTCTTGAGCTACTTTGAGCCGCTGGGCGAGAAAGACATCCCCACCACCAGCCTGCTGCGCGAGTTTCTGGGCGGCAGCAGCTTCCACTATTGA
- a CDS encoding helix-turn-helix domain-containing protein: MSDRENIQQVASRLRGLRDALELTTAQVAEATGIDEQTYLNYESGNFDIPISFVQNLAQRYGVQVPELLFGSSPKMRSYYVTRAGTGARVERSRAYSYESLAEGFADRIMHPFMVTIDPASNDQARPNTHAGQEFNYVVSGRVELHIGSRAIAMSAGDSITFNAQMPHYMHALDGKPAQFLAIIAQ, from the coding sequence ATGAGCGACAGAGAAAATATACAGCAGGTTGCCAGCAGGTTGCGCGGATTGCGCGACGCCCTCGAGCTCACCACCGCACAAGTGGCCGAAGCCACCGGCATCGACGAGCAGACCTACTTGAACTACGAGAGCGGGAATTTTGACATTCCCATCAGTTTTGTGCAAAACCTGGCCCAGCGCTACGGCGTGCAAGTGCCCGAACTCCTGTTTGGCAGCAGCCCCAAGATGCGGTCCTACTATGTGACCCGTGCTGGCACCGGCGCCCGCGTTGAGCGCTCGCGGGCCTACAGCTACGAGTCGCTGGCCGAGGGCTTTGCCGACCGCATCATGCACCCCTTCATGGTCACGATCGACCCAGCCAGCAACGACCAGGCACGGCCCAACACCCACGCCGGCCAGGAGTTCAACTATGTGGTGAGCGGCCGCGTAGAGCTGCACATAGGCAGCCGCGCTATTGCGATGAGTGCCGGCGACAGCATCACCTTCAACGCCCAGATGCCCCACTACATGCACGCCCTCGACGGCAAGCCGGCACAGTTCCTGGCCATCATCGCCCAGTGA